Proteins found in one Flavobacterium channae genomic segment:
- the infA gene encoding translation initiation factor IF-1, whose translation MAKQSAIEQDGTIVEALSNAMFRVELENGHVVIAHISGKMRMHYIKLLPGDKVKLEMSPYDLSKARITYRY comes from the coding sequence ATGGCAAAACAATCAGCAATAGAACAAGACGGAACAATTGTAGAAGCATTATCAAATGCTATGTTTCGTGTAGAGTTAGAAAACGGACATGTTGTAATTGCTCATATTTCTGGAAAAATGCGTATGCATTACATTAAGTTGTTACCAGGAGACAAGGTAAAACTTGAAATGAGCCCTTACGATTTGTCTAAAGCAAGAATTACTTATAGATACTAA
- the ykgO gene encoding type B 50S ribosomal protein L36, with protein MKVRASVKKRSAECIIVRRKGRLYVINKKNPRFKQRQG; from the coding sequence ATGAAAGTAAGAGCATCAGTTAAAAAGAGAAGTGCCGAGTGCATTATTGTACGTAGAAAAGGAAGATTATACGTTATTAACAAAAAGAATCCTAGATTTAAACAAAGACAAGGATAA
- the rpsM gene encoding 30S ribosomal protein S13, which yields MARIAGVDIPKQKRGIIALTYIFGIGKSRAKDILAKAQVSEDKKVQDWNDDEIGAIREAVSYYKIEGELRSEVQLNIKRLMDIGCQRGIRHRAGLPLRGQRTKNNSRTRKGKRKTVANKKKATK from the coding sequence ATGGCAAGAATTGCAGGGGTAGATATACCTAAACAAAAAAGAGGAATCATTGCTTTAACATACATATTCGGTATTGGTAAAAGCAGAGCTAAAGATATTTTAGCTAAAGCTCAAGTGAGCGAAGACAAGAAAGTTCAAGATTGGAATGATGACGAGATCGGAGCTATCCGTGAGGCGGTATCATACTACAAAATTGAAGGAGAATTGCGTTCTGAAGTTCAATTAAACATCAAACGTTTAATGGATATCGGATGTCAAAGAGGTATTCGTCATAGAGCTGGACTTCCATTAAGAGGTCAAAGAACTAAAAACAACTCTAGAACTAGAAAAGGTAAGAGAAAAACTGTTGCTAACAAGAAAAAAGCAACTAAATAA
- the rpsK gene encoding 30S ribosomal protein S11 gives MAKATAKKRKVIVESSGEAHINATFNNIIISLTNKKGEVISWSSAGKMGFRGSKKNTPYAAQMAAEDCSKVALEAGLKKVKVYVKGPGNGRESAIRSIHNSGVEVTEIIDVTPMPHNGCRPPKRRRV, from the coding sequence ATGGCTAAAGCAACTGCAAAAAAACGTAAAGTTATCGTTGAATCTTCGGGAGAAGCACATATTAATGCTACTTTTAACAACATCATCATTTCTTTGACAAACAAGAAAGGTGAAGTAATTTCTTGGTCTTCAGCTGGTAAAATGGGCTTTAGAGGTTCTAAAAAGAATACTCCTTATGCAGCTCAAATGGCAGCAGAAGATTGTAGTAAAGTAGCTCTTGAAGCTGGACTTAAAAAAGTTAAAGTTTATGTGAAAGGTCCTGGAAATGGTAGAGAATCTGCTATCAGATCAATCCATAACTCAGGAGTTGAAGTTACAGAAATCATTGATGTAACTCCAATGCCACATAACGGATGTCGTCCTCCGAAAAGAAGAAGAGTATAA
- the rpsD gene encoding 30S ribosomal protein S4, whose protein sequence is MARYTGPKTKIARKFGEAIFGDDKAFEKRNYPPGQHGLAKKRGKKSEYAVQLMEKQKAKYTYGILEKQFRNLFKKASAASGVTGEILLQLCEARLDNVVYRMGVAPSRRAARQIVSHRHITVNGEVVNVPSYHLKAGDKVAVREKSKSLEAIDRSLAASSQVYEWITWNNDTKEGTFVSVPQRLQIPENIKEQLIVELYNK, encoded by the coding sequence ATGGCAAGATATACTGGTCCAAAAACTAAAATTGCTCGTAAATTTGGCGAAGCAATCTTCGGAGATGATAAAGCCTTCGAAAAAAGAAATTACCCTCCAGGGCAACATGGTTTAGCTAAAAAGAGAGGTAAAAAATCTGAATATGCTGTTCAGTTAATGGAAAAGCAAAAAGCTAAATATACTTACGGTATTTTAGAAAAACAATTCAGAAATTTATTTAAAAAAGCATCTGCTGCTTCTGGAGTAACAGGTGAAATTTTATTACAATTATGTGAAGCACGTTTAGATAACGTTGTTTACAGAATGGGTGTTGCTCCTTCTCGTAGAGCTGCTCGTCAAATTGTATCTCACAGACACATCACTGTTAATGGTGAAGTTGTTAATGTACCTTCTTACCACTTAAAAGCTGGTGATAAAGTTGCTGTACGTGAAAAATCAAAATCTCTTGAAGCTATTGACCGTTCTTTAGCTGCATCTTCTCAAGTTTATGAGTGGATTACTTGGAATAATGATACTAAAGAAGGTACTTTCGTTTCTGTACCTCAAAGACTTCAAATTCCAGAAAATATTAAAGAACAACTAATCGTTGAGTTGTATAACAAATAA
- a CDS encoding DNA-directed RNA polymerase subunit alpha, with translation MAIFNFQKPDKVIMIDSTDFEGKFEFRPLEPGYGLTVGNALRRVLLSSLEGYAITSVRIEGVEHEFSTIAGVVEDVTEIILNLKQVRFKRQIEDIDNESVSISLSGKDKITAGDFQKFISGFQVLNPDLVICNLDSKTSINMELSIEKGRGYVPAEENKKSNAPIGTIFTDSIYTPVKNVKYAIENFRVEQKTDYEKLVFEIITDGSIHPKDALTEAAKTLIHHFMLFSDERITLEADEIAQTESYDEESLHMRQLLKTKLVDMDLSVRALNCLKAAEVDTLGDLVSFNKNDLMKFRNFGKKSLTELDELVANKNLTFGMDLTKYKLDKE, from the coding sequence ATGGCAATATTTAATTTTCAAAAGCCCGATAAAGTTATCATGATCGATTCTACGGATTTCGAAGGTAAATTTGAATTTAGACCTTTGGAACCTGGTTACGGATTGACTGTTGGTAATGCACTTAGAAGAGTTTTGCTTTCTTCACTTGAAGGATACGCAATTACATCAGTAAGAATTGAAGGTGTAGAACATGAGTTCTCTACAATCGCTGGTGTTGTTGAAGACGTTACAGAAATTATCTTAAATCTTAAACAAGTACGTTTTAAACGTCAAATTGAAGATATCGATAATGAGTCTGTTTCTATCTCTCTTTCAGGTAAAGATAAGATTACTGCAGGTGATTTTCAAAAATTCATCTCTGGTTTTCAAGTTTTAAATCCAGATTTAGTAATCTGTAATTTAGACAGTAAAACATCTATCAACATGGAACTTTCTATCGAAAAAGGTAGAGGTTATGTTCCTGCTGAAGAGAACAAAAAATCAAATGCTCCAATAGGAACAATTTTTACGGATTCTATTTACACTCCAGTAAAGAATGTAAAATATGCTATTGAGAATTTCCGTGTGGAACAAAAAACTGACTACGAAAAATTAGTTTTTGAAATCATTACAGATGGTTCTATCCATCCAAAAGATGCATTAACTGAAGCAGCTAAGACGTTAATCCACCACTTTATGTTGTTCTCTGACGAAAGAATTACTCTTGAGGCAGATGAAATTGCACAAACAGAGTCTTACGATGAAGAGTCTCTTCATATGAGACAGTTATTGAAAACTAAATTAGTTGATATGGACTTATCTGTTAGAGCATTAAATTGTTTAAAAGCGGCTGAAGTTGATACATTAGGTGATTTAGTATCTTTCAACAAAAACGACTTAATGAAGTTCCGTAATTTTGGTAAAAAATCATTAACTGAATTAGATGAGTTAGTGGCTAATAAAAACCTGACTTTTGGAATGGATTTAACTAAATATAAGTTAGATAAAGAATAA
- the rplQ gene encoding 50S ribosomal protein L17 — protein MRHGKKNNHLSRQTGHRKAMLANMACSLIEHKRINTTVAKAKALKQFVEPLVTKSKEDTTHNRRICFSYLRNKYAVTELFREVAAKVGDRPGGYTRIIKLGNRLGDNADMAMIELVDFNTLYNGGKKEVKKTTRRGRAKKAEGTAPEAPAAETSENTEATE, from the coding sequence ATGAGACACGGAAAAAAGAATAATCATTTAAGTAGACAAACAGGACATAGAAAAGCTATGTTAGCTAATATGGCTTGTTCGTTAATTGAACATAAACGTATCAATACTACTGTTGCTAAAGCTAAAGCTTTAAAACAATTTGTTGAACCATTAGTAACAAAATCTAAAGAAGATACTACTCACAACCGTCGTATTTGTTTTTCTTATTTAAGAAACAAATATGCAGTTACTGAGCTTTTCAGAGAAGTTGCTGCTAAAGTTGGTGACCGTCCAGGAGGATACACTCGTATCATTAAGTTAGGTAACCGTTTAGGAGATAACGCTGATATGGCAATGATCGAGTTAGTAGATTTCAACACATTGTACAATGGTGGTAAAAAAGAAGTTAAGAAAACTACTCGTCGTGGTAGAGCTAAAAAAGCTGAAGGTACTGCTCCTGAAGCTCCAGCTGCTGAAACTTCTGAAAATACTGAAGCTACAGAATAA
- the carA gene encoding glutamine-hydrolyzing carbamoyl-phosphate synthase small subunit: MKYNNRSKAVLLLKDGTIFHGKSIGIEGVTFGEVAFNTGTTGYQEIFTDPSYFGQIMVTTNAHIGNYGVNEKEVESDSVKISGLVCKNFSFNYSREDASESLFDYLSKQNLIVISDVDTRALVSYIRDNGAMNAVICTDGTPIEELKAKLAQVPDMNGLELASKVSTKEPYFFGEETAKYKISALDLGIKTNILRNLAKRDCYIKVFPYNASFEDLKSFNPDGYFLSNGPGDPEPLETAQEVARQILNENKPLFGICLGHQIIGLANGISTYKMFNGHRGINHPVKNIITGKGEITSQNHGFAIVREELDKHPDFELTHEHLNDGTVAGMRMKSKNCFSVQYHPEASPGPHDSSYLFDQFIENIKSSIN; the protein is encoded by the coding sequence ATGAAATACAACAATCGTTCTAAGGCCGTTTTACTTCTTAAAGACGGTACAATTTTTCACGGAAAATCAATCGGAATTGAAGGTGTGACTTTTGGAGAAGTCGCTTTTAATACTGGAACTACAGGTTATCAAGAAATTTTTACAGATCCATCTTACTTTGGGCAAATTATGGTTACTACCAATGCTCATATAGGTAATTATGGAGTTAATGAGAAAGAAGTTGAGTCAGATTCAGTAAAGATATCTGGTTTGGTATGTAAAAACTTTAGCTTTAATTATTCTCGTGAAGATGCTTCTGAAAGCTTATTTGATTATCTAAGCAAACAAAATCTTATTGTGATTTCTGATGTAGATACAAGAGCTTTGGTAAGCTATATTAGAGATAATGGTGCAATGAATGCTGTTATTTGTACAGATGGAACTCCAATCGAAGAATTAAAAGCTAAATTAGCTCAGGTTCCAGATATGAATGGTTTGGAATTAGCTTCTAAAGTTTCAACAAAAGAACCTTATTTCTTTGGTGAAGAAACTGCTAAATATAAAATTTCAGCATTGGATTTAGGGATTAAAACCAATATCCTTCGCAACCTTGCAAAAAGAGATTGTTATATTAAAGTATTCCCATACAATGCATCGTTTGAAGATCTTAAATCATTCAATCCAGATGGATATTTCTTGTCAAACGGACCTGGTGATCCAGAGCCATTAGAAACTGCACAAGAAGTTGCAAGACAAATTTTAAATGAAAACAAACCTTTATTCGGAATTTGTTTAGGTCACCAAATTATTGGTTTGGCTAATGGAATTTCGACTTATAAAATGTTTAATGGTCATAGAGGAATTAATCACCCTGTAAAAAATATTATTACAGGTAAAGGTGAAATTACTTCTCAAAATCATGGTTTTGCTATTGTAAGAGAAGAATTGGATAAACATCCTGATTTTGAATTAACACATGAACATTTAAATGATGGTACTGTTGCAGGTATGAGAATGAAATCAAAAAACTGTTTTTCAGTACAATATCATCCAGAAGCAAGTCCTGGACCTCACGATTCAAGTTATTTATTTGATCAATTTATCGAAAATATAAAATCTTCAATCAACTAA
- the eno gene encoding phosphopyruvate hydratase — translation MSIIIKVHARQILDSRGNPTVEVDVITDNGILGRAAVPSGASTGEHEAVELRDGGKSYMGKGVLKAVENVNAKIAEAVVGLSVFEQNLIDKTMIELDGTANKSNLGANAILGVSLAVAKAAANELGMPLYRYVGGVSANTLPVPMMNIINGGSHSDAPIAFQEFMIMPVKAKDFTHAMQMGTEIFHNLKKVLHDRNLSTAVGDEGGFAPNLAGGTEDALDSIKLAVTNAGYTFGDDVMVALDCAASEFYVNGKYDYTKFEGETGKVRSSEEQASYLAELTEKYPIISIEDGMYEDDWEGWKLLTEKIGDKVQLVGDDLFVTNVERLSRGISQSIANSILIKVNQIGTLTETIAAVNMAHNAGYTSVMSHRSGETEDNTIADLAVALNCGQIKTGSASRSDRMAKYNQLLRIEEELADVAYFPGANAFKVKR, via the coding sequence ATGAGTATTATTATAAAAGTTCACGCAAGACAAATTTTAGACTCTCGTGGAAACCCAACAGTTGAAGTTGATGTAATTACAGATAATGGTATTTTAGGACGTGCTGCTGTTCCAAGTGGTGCTTCTACAGGAGAGCATGAAGCAGTTGAATTACGTGATGGTGGAAAATCATACATGGGTAAAGGAGTTTTAAAAGCTGTTGAAAATGTGAATGCTAAAATTGCTGAAGCTGTTGTAGGATTGTCTGTTTTTGAGCAAAATTTGATCGACAAAACAATGATTGAATTAGACGGAACTGCAAATAAATCGAACTTAGGAGCAAATGCTATTTTAGGTGTTTCTTTAGCAGTTGCAAAAGCTGCAGCAAACGAATTAGGTATGCCATTATATCGTTACGTTGGTGGTGTTTCTGCTAATACGTTACCAGTTCCAATGATGAATATCATCAACGGTGGTTCACATTCAGATGCTCCAATTGCTTTCCAAGAGTTTATGATTATGCCAGTTAAAGCAAAAGATTTTACTCATGCTATGCAAATGGGAACTGAAATTTTCCATAATCTTAAAAAAGTATTACACGATAGAAATTTATCAACTGCAGTAGGAGATGAAGGTGGTTTTGCACCGAATTTAGCTGGAGGAACTGAAGATGCATTAGATTCTATCAAATTGGCTGTTACAAATGCAGGTTATACTTTTGGTGATGATGTTATGGTTGCTTTAGATTGTGCTGCTTCTGAGTTTTATGTAAATGGAAAATACGATTACACTAAATTTGAAGGAGAAACTGGAAAAGTAAGATCTTCTGAAGAACAAGCTTCTTATTTAGCTGAATTAACTGAAAAATATCCAATTATTTCTATCGAAGACGGAATGTACGAAGATGATTGGGAAGGTTGGAAATTATTAACTGAAAAAATTGGAGATAAAGTACAATTAGTTGGAGACGATTTATTTGTAACTAATGTTGAAAGATTATCTCGCGGAATTAGCCAATCAATTGCAAATTCTATTTTGATTAAAGTAAACCAAATCGGTACTTTAACTGAAACTATTGCAGCTGTAAACATGGCGCATAATGCAGGTTATACTTCAGTTATGTCACACCGTTCAGGAGAAACAGAAGACAATACAATTGCTGATTTAGCGGTTGCTTTAAACTGTGGACAAATTAAAACAGGTTCGGCTTCTCGTTCAGATCGTATGGCAAAATACAATCAATTATTAAGAATCGAAGAAGAATTGGCAGACGTTGCTTATTTTCCTGGAGCTAATGCTTTTAAAGTAAAAAGATAA
- a CDS encoding citrate synthase — protein sequence MSKTAILELDGKKYEFPVIVGTENEVAIDIDKLRSASGAITIDPGYKNSGSCTSEITFLDGEEGILRYRGYSIEDLADKADFLEVSYLLIFGELPTAAQLEKFENDIRKYTLVSEEMKSIIDGFPRTAHPMGVLASLTSALTAFNPKSVNPHNEKEMYDAVCKTMGKFLVIATWTYRKTMGFPLNHYDNSKGYVENFMRLMFELPTGPYKVDKRVVDALDKLFILHADHEQNCSTSTVRIVGSSHAGLFASISAGVSALWGPLHGGANQAVLEMLQEIHDNGGDVAKFVLKAKDKDDPFRLMGFGHRVYKNFDPRATIIKKAADDVLSTLGVDDPLLDIAKQLEKVALEDEYFKSRNLYPNVDFYSGIIYRAMGIPVEMFTVLFAIGRLPGWIAQWKEMRVNKEPIGRPRQVYTGYTLRPFKEVKDR from the coding sequence ATGTCAAAAACTGCAATATTAGAGCTTGATGGCAAAAAGTATGAGTTTCCTGTTATAGTAGGGACTGAGAATGAGGTTGCTATCGATATAGACAAGTTGCGTAGTGCTTCTGGTGCTATTACTATCGATCCTGGATATAAAAATTCAGGTTCTTGTACAAGTGAAATTACTTTTTTAGATGGTGAAGAAGGAATTTTACGTTATAGAGGTTATTCAATTGAAGATTTAGCGGATAAGGCTGACTTTTTAGAAGTATCTTACCTGTTAATTTTTGGAGAATTGCCAACAGCAGCGCAATTAGAAAAGTTTGAAAACGATATTAGAAAATATACTTTAGTTAGTGAAGAAATGAAAAGCATCATTGATGGTTTTCCAAGAACAGCTCACCCAATGGGAGTTTTAGCTTCATTAACTAGTGCGTTAACTGCATTTAATCCAAAATCAGTTAATCCACACAATGAAAAAGAAATGTATGATGCAGTTTGTAAAACAATGGGTAAATTCCTTGTAATTGCAACTTGGACATATAGAAAAACAATGGGATTCCCATTAAATCATTACGATAACAGTAAAGGATATGTAGAAAACTTCATGCGTTTGATGTTTGAATTACCTACAGGTCCGTACAAAGTAGACAAAAGAGTTGTTGATGCATTAGATAAATTATTTATTTTACATGCTGATCACGAACAAAACTGTTCTACTTCAACTGTAAGAATCGTTGGTTCTTCACATGCTGGATTATTTGCTTCTATTTCTGCTGGGGTTTCTGCATTATGGGGACCACTTCATGGAGGTGCTAATCAAGCAGTATTAGAAATGTTACAAGAAATCCATGACAATGGTGGTGATGTAGCTAAATTCGTTTTAAAAGCAAAAGACAAAGATGATCCTTTCCGTTTAATGGGATTCGGTCACCGTGTTTATAAAAACTTTGATCCAAGAGCAACTATCATTAAAAAAGCTGCTGATGATGTATTAAGTACTTTAGGAGTAGACGATCCATTATTAGATATTGCAAAACAATTAGAAAAAGTAGCTTTAGAGGATGAATATTTCAAATCAAGAAACTTATATCCAAACGTAGATTTCTATTCTGGAATTATTTACCGTGCTATGGGTATTCCAGTTGAAATGTTTACCGTTTTATTTGCAATTGGTCGTTTACCAGGTTGGATTGCTCAATGGAAAGAAATGAGAGTTAACAAAGAGCCAATTGGTCGTCCAAGACAAGTTTATACAGGTTATACTTTACGTCCTTTTAAAGAAGTAAAAGATAGATAA
- a CDS encoding dimethylarginine dimethylaminohydrolase family protein → MLQLNVKNETSRLRAVVLGTAVSNGPTPTIDEAYDPKSLEHIKAGTYPVEADMVSEMEAFNKVFEKYDVKVFRPQIIENYNQIFARDIGFVIDDIFIKANILPDRERELDAIQYVIDQIDPKKVVRPPEEVHIEGGDVMPWNDYIFIGTYKGSDYKDYITARTNWQGVNYIKELFPNKIVKDFDLVKSKIEPRDNALHLDCCFQPVGTNKGIIYKSGFREEADYMFLVNLFGKENLFHIEREEMYHMNSNVFSIAPDVVVSEKNFTRLNNWLREQGFTVEEIPYAEISKQEGLLRCSTLPLIRD, encoded by the coding sequence ATGTTACAATTAAATGTAAAAAACGAAACTTCCCGATTGAGGGCCGTGGTGTTAGGAACCGCAGTAAGTAATGGTCCAACACCAACAATTGATGAAGCCTATGATCCTAAATCATTAGAGCATATTAAAGCCGGAACCTATCCTGTTGAAGCAGATATGGTAAGCGAAATGGAAGCTTTTAATAAAGTATTTGAAAAATACGATGTTAAAGTTTTTAGACCTCAAATTATTGAAAATTACAATCAAATTTTCGCGAGAGATATTGGTTTTGTTATAGATGATATTTTTATTAAAGCCAATATATTACCAGATAGAGAACGCGAATTAGATGCAATTCAATACGTAATTGATCAAATTGATCCTAAAAAAGTTGTTCGACCACCAGAAGAAGTTCATATTGAAGGTGGAGATGTAATGCCATGGAACGATTATATTTTTATTGGAACATATAAAGGTTCGGACTATAAAGACTATATTACAGCAAGAACCAATTGGCAAGGTGTAAATTATATTAAAGAATTATTTCCAAATAAAATTGTTAAAGATTTCGATTTAGTAAAATCTAAAATTGAGCCAAGAGATAATGCATTGCATTTAGATTGTTGTTTTCAGCCTGTTGGAACAAATAAAGGAATCATCTATAAAAGTGGTTTCCGTGAAGAAGCTGATTATATGTTCTTAGTGAATTTATTTGGGAAAGAAAATTTATTCCATATCGAAAGAGAAGAGATGTATCACATGAATTCAAATGTGTTTTCTATTGCTCCAGATGTGGTAGTTTCTGAAAAGAATTTCACGCGTTTAAACAATTGGTTAAGAGAACAAGGATTTACTGTAGAAGAAATTCCTTATGCTGAAATTTCTAAACAAGAAGGGTTGTTAAGATGTTCAACTTTACCACTAATAAGAGATTAG
- the ctlX gene encoding citrulline utilization hydrolase CtlX, translated as MNQTTNSILMIRPVAFRMNEQTAVNNYYQKVLDNLTPQSVNAKAQEEFDTFVQKLRMIGLNVVVVEDTVSPDTPDSIFPNNWISFHENGDVVLYPMFAENRRLERREDVLDTLEDEGFVINEIMDYTSAEEDEVFLEGTGSIVLDRANGKAYCALSPRADEELFIEFCEDFEFTPVIFEAFQTVNGERKHIYHTNVIMCVGETFAVICADCIDDKKERKMVLDSLKGDEKEVILITEDQVNNFAGNMLEVKGNDDKRYLVMSASAHQSLTKKQIAQLEEHVTIVSSSLDTIEACGGGSARCMMAEIFLPKE; from the coding sequence ATGAACCAAACAACAAATTCTATATTAATGATTCGTCCGGTTGCATTCCGTATGAACGAACAAACGGCTGTAAATAATTATTACCAAAAAGTTTTGGATAATTTAACTCCACAATCTGTTAATGCAAAGGCACAAGAAGAGTTTGATACTTTTGTGCAAAAACTTAGAATGATAGGATTGAATGTTGTGGTAGTTGAAGATACTGTAAGTCCAGATACGCCAGATAGTATTTTTCCTAACAACTGGATTTCTTTTCATGAAAATGGTGATGTAGTTTTATATCCAATGTTTGCTGAAAACAGAAGATTAGAAAGAAGAGAAGATGTTTTAGATACATTAGAAGACGAAGGTTTTGTTATCAATGAAATCATGGATTATACTTCTGCTGAAGAAGACGAAGTGTTTTTAGAAGGAACTGGAAGTATCGTTTTAGATAGAGCAAATGGAAAGGCATATTGCGCTTTATCTCCAAGAGCTGATGAAGAATTATTTATTGAGTTTTGCGAAGATTTTGAGTTTACTCCTGTAATTTTCGAAGCATTTCAAACTGTAAATGGAGAACGCAAACATATTTATCATACCAATGTTATTATGTGTGTTGGAGAAACTTTTGCGGTTATTTGCGCAGATTGTATTGATGACAAGAAAGAACGCAAAATGGTTTTGGATAGCTTAAAAGGTGATGAAAAAGAAGTAATTCTTATTACGGAAGACCAAGTAAACAACTTTGCTGGAAATATGTTGGAAGTAAAAGGTAATGATGATAAGCGATATTTGGTTATGAGTGCATCTGCACATCAGAGTTTGACTAAAAAGCAAATCGCTCAGTTAGAAGAACACGTTACAATTGTGAGTTCAAGTTTAGATACTATCGAAGCTTGTGGAGGTGGAAGTGCTCGTTGTATGATGGCTGAAATTTTCTTACCAAAAGAATAA
- a CDS encoding MarC family NAAT transporter, with the protein MDIFIYLLVALFSVLNPIGTIPIFVGLTQDYTMQERSKVSLTASINVCVILLISFFIGQYILSFFGITITALRIAGGIIITNSGFSLLNGQFSKNKGINKKVQKEVSNRNHIALTPLAMPMLAGPGSISLLIAYYQELKGSEGYISTYEIICSSLSIVAVAIAIYVILRSAHYLAKILGSSGIVAISRIIGFLTIAIGIQYIISAILTIVRGI; encoded by the coding sequence ATGGACATATTTATTTATTTACTCGTCGCCTTATTCTCAGTTTTAAATCCCATCGGAACCATACCCATTTTTGTTGGTCTTACTCAAGATTACACCATGCAAGAAAGAAGCAAAGTCTCATTAACCGCTTCAATTAATGTTTGTGTGATTTTATTAATCTCTTTCTTCATTGGACAGTACATCCTATCATTTTTTGGTATAACAATTACTGCTTTACGAATTGCCGGAGGAATTATCATTACAAACTCTGGATTTTCTTTATTGAATGGTCAGTTCAGTAAAAACAAAGGAATTAACAAAAAAGTTCAAAAAGAAGTTTCAAACAGAAATCATATTGCCTTAACTCCTTTAGCAATGCCAATGCTTGCAGGACCAGGTTCAATTTCGCTTTTAATTGCTTATTATCAAGAATTAAAAGGTTCGGAAGGTTATATTTCAACTTACGAAATCATTTGTTCTAGCTTATCGATTGTAGCTGTTGCTATTGCAATTTATGTAATTTTAAGAAGCGCACATTATTTAGCTAAAATATTAGGTTCTTCGGGAATTGTAGCTATTTCAAGAATTATTGGTTTCCTAACAATTGCCATTGGAATTCAGTACATAATTAGCGCTATTTTAACGATTGTAAGAGGCATTTAA
- a CDS encoding CoA-binding protein, with product MKTLVIGASTNKERYSYKAIHNLVDKSHQVVAIGAKKGMAFDIPIETEKLDFHAVDTVTLYLNPKAQQEYYDYILSLKPRRVIFNPGTENPEFYKILDENNIQYEAACTLVLLATNQY from the coding sequence ATGAAAACACTAGTTATAGGAGCTTCCACAAATAAAGAAAGATATTCATATAAGGCAATTCATAATTTGGTAGATAAGAGTCATCAAGTGGTTGCTATAGGTGCGAAAAAAGGAATGGCTTTTGATATTCCGATTGAAACCGAAAAATTAGATTTTCATGCTGTAGATACTGTTACTTTATATTTAAATCCAAAGGCACAACAAGAATATTATGACTATATTCTTTCTCTAAAACCAAGACGTGTAATCTTTAATCCTGGAACTGAAAATCCGGAATTCTATAAAATATTGGATGAAAATAATATTCAATATGAAGCAGCTTGTACTTTAGTTTTATTAGCTACAAATCAGTATTAA